In Ancylothrix sp. D3o, the following proteins share a genomic window:
- a CDS encoding cyclic nucleotide-binding domain-containing protein — MYPDDLNLGSTHTHLRKEKPSAMRKVLYLLNELSERDLDWMLTNGSRQQVKAGTILIKEGEPTDALYIVVEGSLTVSIAALGGREISTIGGGEVLGEMSFVDDRPPAATVKAVEDALVLAVPRKELSEKLQKDVLFALRFYRAITKFLSTRLRGAVNWLSDDKDVLNSQVSSQEPFESTDDMTLASARFEKLVKRLNEKEG; from the coding sequence ATGTACCCAGACGATTTAAACTTAGGCTCAACCCATACGCACTTGAGAAAGGAAAAACCGTCTGCCATGCGAAAAGTTTTATATCTGCTTAATGAATTAAGCGAAAGGGATCTTGATTGGATGCTGACAAACGGCAGCCGGCAGCAAGTGAAAGCGGGTACGATTCTAATTAAGGAAGGAGAGCCCACTGATGCTCTTTACATTGTTGTTGAGGGTTCTCTGACGGTTTCGATAGCGGCGCTTGGCGGGCGGGAAATCTCAACGATTGGCGGCGGGGAAGTTTTGGGGGAAATGTCTTTTGTGGATGATCGTCCACCGGCTGCGACGGTTAAAGCGGTTGAGGATGCTCTTGTTTTAGCGGTTCCTCGCAAAGAATTAAGCGAAAAACTCCAAAAAGATGTGCTTTTTGCTCTGCGTTTTTACCGGGCAATTACAAAGTTTCTTTCAACTCGACTGCGGGGGGCTGTTAATTGGTTGAGTGATGATAAAGACGTGCTGAACAGTCAAGTTTCTTCGCAAGAACCGTTTGAGTCTACTGATGATATGACTTTGGCATCGGCGCGATTTGAGAAGTTGGTTAAACGTTTAAATGAAAAAGAGGGATAA
- a CDS encoding 4'-phosphopantetheinyl transferase superfamily protein: MTAENITWQPAPLLTPTPAENQIHLWKAFLNQPAAQIQQLSQTLSADEIARANRFHFEKDRNNFIVSRGTLRIILSRYLNLPPQNLKFTYSKQGKPALHTETQICFNLSHSHQLALYAITLNKEIGIDVEFVRPITEAENIVKNYFSDKESALFNTISIAHQTEAFFNAWTRKEAYLKATGQGLIQPLNEIEVSITPGEPAKLLSISGDTQKAGRWTLTHLIPHPSYIACVAISAHNLDYKYWQPN, encoded by the coding sequence ATGACCGCTGAAAATATAACTTGGCAACCGGCCCCCTTATTAACCCCCACCCCCGCAGAAAATCAAATCCATTTATGGAAAGCATTTCTCAATCAACCGGCAGCACAAATTCAACAACTCAGCCAAACATTATCAGCAGACGAGATCGCCAGAGCAAATCGATTTCACTTTGAAAAAGATCGCAACAACTTCATTGTCAGTCGCGGTACCCTAAGAATAATTTTGAGCCGGTATCTAAACCTCCCGCCCCAAAACCTAAAATTCACCTATAGCAAGCAAGGCAAACCAGCATTACACACAGAAACCCAAATTTGCTTTAACCTATCTCACTCTCACCAACTCGCCCTCTATGCCATCACCCTAAACAAAGAAATTGGCATAGACGTTGAATTTGTGCGTCCCATCACCGAAGCAGAAAATATCGTCAAAAACTACTTCTCAGACAAAGAATCAGCCCTCTTTAACACCATTTCTATTGCCCATCAAACCGAAGCCTTTTTCAACGCTTGGACACGCAAAGAAGCCTACCTAAAAGCCACCGGCCAAGGACTCATACAACCCCTCAACGAAATAGAAGTCAGCATCACCCCAGGAGAACCCGCAAAACTCCTCAGCATCAGCGGCGATACCCAAAAAGCAGGCCGGTGGACATTAACCCACCTCATCCCCCACCCCAGCTATATAGCCTGTGTTGCCATCTCTGCACACAACCTAGACTATAAATACTGGCAACCAAACTAA
- a CDS encoding non-ribosomal peptide synthetase — protein sequence MKNNRLNLTGKLGLAASETVVGFGKPATEDIGAYPQIGKWNNRVKGVFNCCIHEVIERQAKLTPDAVAVVFKDEKLTYRQLDEKANQLANYLRLLGVGPDVIVGVCIERCLEMTIGFLGILKAGGAYLPLDPSYPAERLAWMLEDAKAPIVLSSGKLLKILPICEAKILCLDEDWEMMEGQRKEKPVCQTSPQNLAYVIYTSGSTGKPKGVLIDHQGVVNHGLAMAKLFKLMPADRVLQFSSISFDIATEEMFPTWFTGATLVLRSEECLSSTQSFCEFIEEKAISVLNLPTAFWHEWTDGLYGLQQVLPVQLRLVIVGGEKAAVTSYAVWRKLAGSENIRWINAYGPTETTVTATYYEPGSEIPEKLPIGRPIDNVLIYLLDEKMRPVPMGEVGEIYIGGAGVARGYLNRPEITAECFIPNVFLTSPEILSEGNNFETNWLQNNNFSGGYLYKTGDLARYLPDKNLEYIGRKDHQVKIRGFRIELGEIETILNKHPHIQQSIVTVCEDKPGEKRLIGYIVGRPESKVTAQQMRVYLNEKLPSYMVPGAFVLLEKLPMLPNGKIDRRNLPIPEIKITAENENFVAPRTPTEEVIAGIFAELLGISQLSIEENFFELGIHSLLAIQFISRLRDCLGVEISIQQLFHNPTVAELAFTLLQNPSQRTKIESIAPLLLMVAELSDSEVDLMLNFSILGMSV from the coding sequence ATGAAAAATAACCGATTAAATTTAACAGGAAAGTTGGGATTAGCTGCAAGTGAAACTGTGGTTGGGTTTGGCAAACCGGCGACTGAAGATATCGGCGCTTATCCACAGATAGGAAAGTGGAACAATAGGGTTAAAGGTGTTTTTAATTGCTGCATTCACGAAGTGATAGAAAGACAAGCCAAACTAACGCCGGATGCGGTGGCGGTGGTGTTTAAAGATGAAAAATTAACTTACCGGCAACTGGATGAGAAAGCAAATCAACTGGCAAATTATTTACGTTTGCTGGGAGTTGGGCCAGATGTAATTGTGGGGGTTTGTATTGAGCGTTGTTTGGAAATGACAATTGGATTTTTAGGGATTTTGAAAGCGGGGGGTGCTTATTTGCCGCTTGATCCGAGTTATCCGGCAGAAAGGCTGGCTTGGATGCTGGAAGATGCAAAGGCGCCGATTGTGTTAAGCAGCGGAAAGTTGCTGAAAATTTTGCCGATTTGTGAGGCGAAAATTCTCTGCTTAGATGAAGATTGGGAGATGATGGAAGGGCAGAGAAAAGAAAAACCGGTTTGCCAAACTTCGCCGCAAAATTTGGCTTATGTGATTTATACTTCTGGATCTACCGGCAAACCGAAGGGGGTGTTAATTGATCATCAAGGTGTGGTGAATCATGGGTTGGCAATGGCGAAGTTGTTTAAATTGATGCCGGCAGATCGGGTGTTGCAATTTTCTTCGATTAGTTTTGATATTGCGACAGAGGAAATGTTTCCGACTTGGTTTACTGGGGCGACGTTAGTTTTACGTTCGGAAGAATGCCTTTCTTCAACGCAAAGTTTTTGTGAGTTTATTGAAGAAAAAGCGATTAGTGTTTTAAATTTGCCGACGGCGTTTTGGCATGAATGGACGGATGGTTTATATGGGCTACAGCAAGTTTTGCCGGTGCAATTAAGACTGGTGATTGTGGGGGGTGAAAAGGCTGCGGTGACGAGTTATGCGGTATGGAGAAAATTAGCGGGAAGTGAAAATATCCGCTGGATTAATGCTTATGGGCCAACGGAAACAACGGTGACGGCAACTTATTATGAACCGGGGTCAGAAATTCCTGAAAAATTGCCGATAGGCCGGCCAATTGATAATGTTTTAATTTACTTGTTGGATGAAAAAATGCGTCCGGTGCCGATGGGGGAAGTGGGAGAAATTTATATTGGGGGTGCCGGTGTGGCGCGGGGATACTTAAACCGGCCAGAAATTACAGCAGAATGCTTTATTCCCAATGTGTTTTTGACTAGCCCAGAAATTTTGTCTGAGGGTAATAATTTTGAGACTAATTGGTTACAAAATAACAACTTTTCTGGCGGCTATCTTTACAAAACTGGTGATCTTGCTCGTTATTTGCCGGATAAGAATTTAGAATATATTGGACGCAAGGATCATCAAGTAAAAATTAGGGGTTTTCGCATCGAGTTGGGGGAAATAGAAACGATTTTGAATAAACATCCCCATATTCAGCAAAGTATCGTGACTGTGTGCGAAGATAAACCAGGAGAAAAAAGACTTATCGGTTATATTGTAGGGAGGCCGGAGTCCAAAGTTACTGCTCAACAAATGCGGGTTTATCTCAACGAAAAATTGCCTAGTTATATGGTGCCGGGTGCGTTTGTTTTGTTAGAAAAACTGCCGATGTTGCCAAACGGGAAAATTGATCGGCGAAATCTGCCGATACCGGAGATCAAAATCACCGCAGAAAATGAAAATTTTGTTGCGCCGAGGACTCCGACAGAAGAAGTAATTGCTGGTATTTTTGCGGAACTTTTAGGCATTTCTCAACTCAGCATTGAGGAGAACTTTTTTGAACTGGGGATTCATTCTTTACTGGCTATTCAATTTATTTCGCGGTTGCGGGATTGTTTGGGGGTGGAAATAAGTATTCAGCAACTTTTTCACAATCCTACGGTTGCTGAACTTGCCTTTACTCTTTTGCAAAATCCAAGTCAGCGAACAAAAATTGAGAGTATCGCGCCCTTACTTTTGATGGTTGCAGAACTTTCTGACAGCGAAGTAGATTTGATGCTCAATTTTTCGATTTTGGGGATGAGTGTGTAA
- a CDS encoding non-ribosomal peptide synthetase, translating to METLKHPKRTFQLSGQRRQVLQMLLQQNGITNGPVVSIFRRKSTDPVMLSFAQMRMWFLDRLEPGSFAYNIPTALHLIGDLNISALEWSINQIIRRHEVLRTSFATFEGQPIPFIHENLTLPLHIIDLRNYQERERELESQNIAFQEAQHSFNIAEAPLLRATLVRLKEQEWKFFLTVHHIIFDGWSCAVFMQELAALYKAYVTSSASPLNELAVQYADFALWQRQGLEKTGENQLSILQTQLSYWKQKLAGNLPFLELPTDQPRPVIQTYRGGRESLYLPPSLSKAVKAFAAREGVTLFMALLAVFKLLLSRYSGQEDIIVGSPIAGRNRAEIEGLIGFFINTLVLRTGLEGNPSFRDLLGRVRQTALEAYVNQDVPFEKLVEEIQPQRDLSRNPLFQVWFNLLNYKDSELQLPEIKIESLVPAEPGSKFDITLYAVETTDKDNDLILLKLVYNADLFDAERMKEMLEQYQFLLQQVVENPQEKIDNFSLVTPAAKAVLPNPQQPIDSIWYQSLTTKFSEQANRLKNQEALLDKNGSFSYGHLEETSNKLANYLRKNGIQRSDVVAIYAHRSAALVVALLGVMKAGAAFVILDAKYPTERLINCLDVAKPRAWLQLASAGNVPETLETFLRENFIKCRLKLPQTSAAFRTLLKNYLPDNPGVEIQPDALAYIAFTSGSTGQPKAILGTHRPLSHFIEWHTKTFNLQSTDRFSMLSGLAHDPLLRDIFTPLTLGATLCIPDPDQLTTSGWLVQWMKQQQITIAHLTPATGQLFYTEQSLHSKITNLRYAFFGGDILTTNDVKSLKKIAPNVTCVNFYGTTETPQAMGYFVVEKDLKFDVSYPIGKGIKDVQLLVLNRAQQLAGIGEIGEIYIRTPYLSQGYLGDENLTQERFISNFFTLNPEDRLYKTGDWGRYLSDGNIGFAGRADNQVKIRGFRIEPAEIENILKQYSSVQQAAVIAREDRPGDKRLVAYLIADLVGERVGWENRCWVEASDGRREILKSADLSINGIGLLDVPSHWEVGQKVCCGLFLPAPNSERGSEVWFEGNIAWKYENNAGVLFQTTPLQTAILRQTINHITKTEGVQVSDLRRAEPRVPYRSICRVKLPGNVSYEVTAENISPGGIRVIAESEIWQDEQELKICLPLPKSEVLQLKATVAWCHGKHAGITFHTTKEERNLLERNVEYIIASQGLSIPRLRDFLKRKLPSYMIPSSFVMLNAMPVTPNGKIDRRTLPAPLLNARESENTPTAPSDTVQLQLRSIWQKVLELTNISIKDNFFDLGGHSLLAVKMFAEIEKAFGKNLPLATLFQAPTIEQLAEVLRQSGSSTSWSSLVAIQPQGSQIPFFCIHAVGGNVLSYYELASYFAPDRPFYGLQARGLDGKEPPLRRIEDMAAHYIKEILELQPQGPYILGGHCMGGLIAFEMAQQLVKAGHKVDLVAMFDTRSPKIENRRLLAWEKLCLHLTHFAELPVNEKLDYLENKIKLKLRQIWFQRTAKIPSIFYEQPGDSLPQLLRNFRIEDAINYAESIYVPEVYPGRIALFRASDQAILFMNEPELGWGDLATEGVEVYDVEGHHNLVLQPQVATLAKKLKACLDKGNR from the coding sequence ATGGAAACTTTAAAACATCCCAAAAGAACTTTTCAACTTTCTGGGCAACGCCGTCAAGTTTTGCAAATGCTTTTGCAACAAAACGGTATTACAAACGGCCCGGTTGTTAGCATTTTTCGCAGAAAATCCACAGATCCGGTGATGCTTTCTTTCGCACAAATGCGAATGTGGTTTCTTGATAGACTGGAACCTGGAAGTTTTGCTTATAATATCCCGACTGCTTTACATTTAATTGGTGATCTCAACATCAGCGCCCTTGAATGGAGTATCAATCAAATTATCCGCCGGCATGAGGTTTTACGCACGAGTTTTGCTACTTTTGAAGGGCAACCAATTCCTTTTATCCATGAAAATTTAACTCTGCCTTTGCATATTATTGATCTGCGAAATTATCAGGAAAGGGAAAGAGAACTTGAAAGTCAAAACATTGCTTTTCAAGAGGCCCAACATAGTTTTAATATTGCGGAAGCGCCTTTGTTAAGAGCGACTTTAGTGAGATTAAAAGAGCAAGAATGGAAGTTTTTTTTAACGGTACATCATATTATTTTTGATGGCTGGTCTTGTGCGGTATTTATGCAAGAATTGGCGGCATTGTATAAAGCTTATGTGACGAGTAGTGCTTCGCCTTTAAATGAGTTAGCGGTGCAATATGCAGATTTTGCGCTGTGGCAGCGGCAAGGGTTAGAAAAAACGGGGGAAAATCAACTTTCGATCCTGCAAACACAACTGAGTTACTGGAAGCAAAAATTAGCCGGAAATTTGCCCTTTTTGGAATTGCCAACTGACCAACCCAGGCCGGTTATTCAAACTTACCGGGGAGGACGGGAATCTTTGTATTTACCCCCGTCTTTATCGAAGGCGGTTAAGGCTTTTGCGGCGAGGGAAGGGGTAACTTTATTTATGGCGTTGCTGGCAGTTTTTAAACTGTTGCTTTCTCGTTATTCTGGGCAAGAAGATATTATAGTGGGTTCGCCAATTGCCGGCAGAAATCGCGCTGAAATTGAAGGGTTGATTGGATTTTTTATTAACACTTTGGTTTTGCGAACCGGCTTAGAAGGAAATCCAAGTTTTCGAGACTTATTGGGGCGTGTTCGCCAGACAGCATTAGAAGCGTATGTCAATCAAGATGTGCCGTTTGAAAAACTTGTGGAGGAAATTCAACCACAGCGAGATTTAAGCCGCAATCCGCTTTTTCAAGTGTGGTTTAATTTGCTTAATTATAAAGACAGCGAATTACAACTTCCTGAGATAAAAATTGAGAGTCTGGTGCCGGCGGAACCAGGTTCAAAATTTGATATTACGCTTTATGCTGTTGAAACTACAGATAAAGATAACGATTTAATTTTGCTTAAATTGGTTTATAATGCCGATTTATTTGATGCAGAACGAATGAAAGAGATGTTGGAACAATATCAATTTTTGCTCCAGCAAGTTGTTGAAAACCCCCAAGAGAAAATCGATAATTTTTCGCTGGTGACACCGGCAGCTAAAGCCGTCTTACCCAATCCCCAACAGCCCATAGATTCAATTTGGTATCAATCCCTTACTACCAAGTTTTCTGAGCAAGCAAACCGGCTAAAAAATCAGGAGGCTTTGCTTGACAAGAATGGCAGTTTCAGCTATGGTCATTTGGAAGAAACGAGCAACAAACTAGCAAATTACCTGCGAAAAAATGGAATTCAGCGCTCTGATGTGGTGGCAATTTATGCTCATCGTAGTGCAGCTTTGGTGGTGGCTTTGTTGGGAGTAATGAAAGCAGGGGCGGCTTTTGTTATTTTAGATGCTAAATACCCAACAGAACGGTTAATTAACTGTTTGGATGTGGCAAAACCTCGCGCTTGGTTACAACTGGCATCGGCGGGAAATGTGCCGGAAACTTTAGAGACTTTTTTGCGGGAAAACTTTATTAAGTGCCGGTTGAAATTGCCTCAAACTTCCGCCGCATTTCGCACGCTTTTAAAAAATTATTTGCCAGACAATCCGGGGGTAGAAATTCAACCGGATGCACTTGCTTATATTGCTTTTACTTCGGGATCTACCGGCCAACCGAAAGCTATTTTAGGAACCCACCGGCCTTTATCTCATTTCATTGAATGGCACACCAAAACCTTTAATTTACAAAGCACAGATCGATTTAGTATGTTATCGGGATTGGCGCATGATCCGCTGTTGCGAGATATTTTTACGCCGCTGACATTGGGTGCCACTTTGTGTATTCCCGATCCCGATCAATTGACGACATCCGGTTGGCTTGTGCAATGGATGAAACAACAGCAAATTACAATTGCTCACCTCACCCCAGCCACCGGACAGCTATTCTACACAGAACAATCTTTGCACAGCAAAATTACTAACTTACGGTATGCTTTTTTTGGTGGGGATATTTTAACCACCAATGACGTAAAAAGCCTGAAAAAAATCGCCCCAAATGTCACTTGTGTTAACTTTTATGGAACCACAGAAACTCCTCAAGCAATGGGATATTTTGTGGTAGAAAAAGATTTAAAATTTGACGTATCTTATCCGATTGGAAAGGGGATAAAAGATGTACAATTGCTGGTTTTAAATCGCGCTCAACAATTAGCAGGCATTGGAGAAATTGGCGAAATTTATATTCGCACTCCTTATTTATCTCAGGGATATTTAGGCGATGAAAACCTCACTCAAGAAAGGTTTATCAGCAATTTCTTTACCTTAAATCCCGAAGATAGGCTGTATAAAACAGGCGATTGGGGGCGCTATTTATCCGATGGAAATATAGGCTTTGCCGGTCGCGCTGACAATCAAGTAAAAATCCGAGGTTTTCGCATTGAACCGGCAGAAATAGAAAATATTTTAAAACAATATTCTTCTGTGCAGCAAGCAGCCGTTATTGCCCGCGAAGATCGCCCCGGAGATAAACGCTTGGTTGCTTATTTAATAGCAGATTTGGTTGGCGAAAGAGTTGGGTGGGAAAATCGCTGCTGGGTAGAAGCAAGTGATGGCCGGCGCGAAATTTTAAAAAGTGCGGATTTGTCAATAAATGGAATAGGTTTATTAGATGTGCCTTCTCATTGGGAAGTGGGGCAAAAAGTCTGCTGTGGGTTATTTTTACCGGCCCCAAATTCCGAAAGGGGTTCGGAAGTTTGGTTTGAGGGAAATATTGCTTGGAAATACGAAAATAATGCCGGAGTTTTGTTTCAAACAACCCCGCTACAAACAGCCATTTTGCGTCAAACAATTAATCACATCACCAAAACCGAAGGAGTGCAAGTAAGTGACCTCCGCCGCGCCGAGCCTCGTGTTCCTTATCGCAGTATTTGTCGAGTAAAATTACCGGGTAATGTTAGCTATGAAGTAACGGCGGAAAATATTTCACCGGGGGGAATTCGGGTGATTGCAGAAAGCGAAATTTGGCAGGATGAACAAGAGTTAAAAATTTGTTTACCCTTGCCAAAATCCGAAGTTTTGCAATTAAAAGCCACCGTTGCTTGGTGTCATGGAAAACACGCCGGGATTACCTTTCACACCACAAAAGAAGAGCGAAATTTGCTTGAGCGAAATGTGGAATATATTATCGCTTCCCAAGGATTATCTATTCCGCGCTTACGAGATTTTCTCAAACGAAAATTGCCCAGTTATATGATACCTTCTAGCTTTGTGATGTTGAATGCAATGCCGGTGACTCCTAATGGCAAAATCGACCGTCGCACTTTGCCGGCACCGCTTCTAAATGCCCGTGAATCTGAAAACACACCCACTGCACCTTCCGATACCGTTCAACTGCAATTACGCTCAATTTGGCAGAAGGTTTTAGAGCTTACCAATATCAGCATCAAAGATAACTTTTTTGATTTGGGGGGTCATTCGCTGCTGGCTGTCAAAATGTTTGCGGAAATTGAAAAAGCCTTTGGCAAAAATTTACCCCTAGCAACTTTATTTCAAGCCCCAACAATTGAGCAACTCGCTGAAGTTTTGCGTCAGAGCGGAAGCAGCACCTCTTGGTCTTCTTTGGTTGCTATTCAGCCGCAAGGTTCTCAAATTCCATTTTTCTGTATTCATGCAGTCGGTGGTAATGTGCTTTCCTATTATGAATTAGCAAGTTATTTTGCGCCAGACCGGCCTTTTTATGGCTTGCAAGCGCGAGGTTTAGATGGCAAAGAACCTCCCTTAAGGCGAATAGAAGATATGGCGGCACACTATATCAAAGAAATTCTCGAACTTCAACCCCAAGGGCCCTATATTTTGGGTGGTCATTGTATGGGAGGTTTAATTGCTTTTGAAATGGCTCAACAATTGGTAAAAGCCGGCCATAAAGTTGATTTGGTGGCGATGTTTGATACCCGTTCTCCTAAAATTGAGAATCGTCGCCTTTTGGCGTGGGAAAAATTGTGCTTACATTTGACGCATTTTGCGGAATTGCCGGTTAACGAAAAGTTGGATTATCTGGAGAATAAAATCAAGTTGAAACTAAGGCAAATTTGGTTTCAAAGAACCGCTAAAATTCCCAGCATATTTTATGAACAGCCCGGAGATTCTTTACCACAATTGTTGCGAAATTTCCGCATAGAAGATGCCATTAATTATGCCGAATCTATCTATGTGCCCGAAGTTTATCCGGGGCGAATTGCCTTGTTTCGGGCCAGCGATCAAGCAATTCTTTTTATGAATGAACCAGAGCTAGGTTGGGGTGATTTAGCGACTGAGGGAGTGGAAGTTTACGATGTGGAAGGGCACCATAATTTGGTGTTACAACCGCAAGTAGCAACTTTGGCAAAAAAATTGAAAGCTTGTTTGGATAAAGGGAATAGGTGA
- a CDS encoding DUF305 domain-containing protein, with amino-acid sequence MRHNPLKTSFLTFSLLALASLTGLSLSSCSQDSQKNSTVSSQQNSAKNSPASAPVVAQKAEQNNAHNMEMMNLGPADDNYDLRFIDAMIPHHQGAVEMANQLQKNSTRPEMKKLAADIITAQEKEIQQMQQWRKQWYPQANSQAMMHDNHTGHTMPMSDDIHNKMMMQMNLGAADSEFDLRFINAMIPHHEGALIMAQDVLNKSKRPEMRQLADEIISSQKAEIDQMKQWRQTWYKQ; translated from the coding sequence ATGCGACACAATCCTTTAAAAACCAGCTTCTTAACCTTTAGTTTGCTTGCTTTGGCTTCACTAACCGGCCTATCTCTAAGCTCCTGTTCCCAAGATTCTCAAAAAAATTCCACAGTTTCATCTCAACAAAACTCCGCCAAAAATTCTCCTGCTTCTGCTCCTGTGGTTGCCCAAAAAGCCGAGCAGAATAATGCTCATAACATGGAAATGATGAATTTAGGCCCAGCAGATGATAACTATGATTTGCGCTTTATTGATGCGATGATTCCCCACCATCAAGGCGCCGTAGAAATGGCAAATCAACTACAAAAAAATTCCACGCGCCCGGAAATGAAAAAACTTGCTGCTGATATCATCACAGCCCAAGAAAAAGAAATTCAACAAATGCAGCAATGGCGCAAACAATGGTATCCCCAAGCCAACAGCCAAGCCATGATGCACGACAATCATACCGGCCATACTATGCCGATGTCTGATGATATTCACAATAAGATGATGATGCAGATGAATTTAGGCGCAGCAGATTCTGAGTTTGATTTGCGTTTTATTAATGCCATGATTCCTCACCATGAAGGTGCTCTTATAATGGCGCAAGATGTTTTAAATAAGTCGAAACGTCCCGAAATGCGCCAATTGGCTGACGAGATTATTTCATCACAAAAGGCAGAAATTGATCAGATGAAACAATGGCGACAAACCTGGTATAAACAATAA